In Pseudophryne corroboree isolate aPseCor3 chromosome 3, aPseCor3.hap2, whole genome shotgun sequence, a genomic segment contains:
- the KCNK1 gene encoding potassium channel subfamily K member 1: protein MLQAMASSRCVRLMDRNRPAWYFAFLMLSYVLYLLLGAAVFSSVELPYEDLLRRDLLEVKRRFLSEHECLSERQLEDFLERVLEANNYGVSILNNASGNWNWDFTSSLFFASTVLSTTGYGHTVPLSDGGKVFCIVFSVIGIPFTLLLFTALVQRIITYVTRQPVLYIHLHWGFPQHIVAVVHALLLGFVMVMCFFFIPAAVFTVLEEDWNFLESFYFCFISLSTIGLGDYVPGEGYNQKFRQLYKLAITCYLILGLIAMLVVLETFCELQQLKTFRKLFYVKKNKDEDQQNIVEHDELAFSSISDQAASLKDEQKLSEPFVSLQPVVNYTSESSLNTEQ, encoded by the exons ATGCTGCAGGCCATGGCGAGTAGCCGCTGTGTGCGGCTGATGGACAGGAACCGGCCGGCCTGGTACTTCGCCTTCCTCATGCTCAGCTACGTCCTGTACCTGCTGCTCGGGGCGGCGGTGTTCTCCTCCGTGGAGCTGCCCTACGAAGACCTGCTCCGGCGGGACCTGCTGGAGGTGAAGCGCCGCTTCCTCAGTGAGCATGAGTGCCTGTCCGAGCGGCAGCTGGAGGACTTCTTGGAGCGGGTGCTAGAGGCCAACAACTATGGGGTCTCCATACTGAATAACGCGTCCGGGAACTGGAACTGGGACTTCACCTCGTCTCTGTTCTTCGCCAGCACAGTGCTCTCCACCACAG GGTATGGACACACTGTTCCCTTGTCTGACGGAGGCAAGGTGTTTTGTATTGTGTTTTCCGTCATTGGGATCCCTTTCACGCTGCTTCTGTTTACAGCACTAGTACAAAGGATCATCACTTATGTCACCCGACAGCCTGTACTCTACATTCACCTTCACTGGGGCTTCCCCCAGCACATTGTCGCTGTAGTTCACGCATTGCTTTTGGGATTCGTTATGGTTATGTGCTTCTTTTTCATCCCTGCGGCTGTATTTACTGTCCTGGAAGAAGACTGGAATTTCCTGGAGTCCTTTTATTTTTGTTTCATTTCCCTGAGTACCATTGGCCTGGGTGATTACGTTCCTGGAGAAGGGTACAACCAGAAATTCCGCCAACTGTACAAGCTGGCAATAACCT GTTACTTGATACTTGGTCTCATTGCGATGCTTGTTGTCCTGGAAACATTTTGTGAACTGCAGCAATTAAAAACTTTCCGTAAACTCTTCTACGTGAAGAAAAACAAAGACGAAGATCAACAAAACATAGTTGAACATGATGAGTTGGCGTTCTCTTCCATTTCAGACCAGGCTGCATCTTTAAAAGATGAACAGAAGCTAAGCGAACCCTTTGTGTCTCTTCAACCAGTGGTTAATTACACCAGTGAAAGTTCTTTAAACACTGAACAGTAG